The genomic region GAGCAAAAATGGCAACTGGCGGGGGCCTCGCACCGTTCCCTGTGACCAGGTCACGGTGCCTGCCGGATCGAGCCGGAAGTCGGGAATCCGCTTCAGCCATTCCTCCAGCGCCACCTGCATTTCCATGCGCGCGAGGTTGGAACCGACGCAGCGGTGGATGCCGAGGCCGAAGGCCGCGTGGCGATTCTCGCGCCGGTCGATCACGACTTTGTCAGCGTCCGGAAACATCTTGGGGTCGCGGTTGGCGGCCGGGAACGACAGCAACACCATGTTGCCCGGCTTGACCGGACAGCCTGACACCGTGGTCTCCTTGACCACCTCGCGCGCCATCGTCACCGGTGAATAGGCGCGCAGCAGCTCCTCCACGGCGGTCGGGATCAGCCCGGGCTCGGCGATCAGCCGCTCGCGGTCGGCCGGCGTCTTCGCAAGATGCCAGAGCGAGGAGCCGATCGCGCTCCAGGTGGTGTCGATGCCGGCGATCAGCAGCAGGCGCAGCGAGCCCATCACATGGCTGTCCTCGAGCGGATTGCCGTTCTTGTCCCTGGCGTTCATCAGGTAGGAGATCAGGTCGTCGGTGGGCTTGTTCTTGCGCGCTTCGATGTGGCCGCCGAAATAGGCTGTCATCTCCTGCACGGCCTGGAGCAGCTTGCTCTCGTCCCTGATGCCGAGCTCGAGGATCATGTGGATCCAATCGATGAAAAGGTCGCTGTCGCTCTCGGGTATGCCGAGCATGTGCGCGATCGCCCGAACCGGAATGTGCTTGGTGTAGCGCGCCGCAGCGTCCACCCTCCGCTCGGCGATGAAGTCGTCGATCAGCTCGTTGCAGATGGCGCGGACCCGCGGCTCGAGCTTCTTCATCGCGTCCGGCGTGAAGGGCGGCAGCAACAATTGCTTGGCCGGCTTGTGCTCGGGCGGATCGGAGGTGATCGGCGGGGCCGCGTTCCTGCTGGTGATTTCCGGCCGCACGTCACGGACGATGATGCGGCGTGAGGAGAAGTGCTCGGTGTCGTTGGCGATCTCGCGCACGGCCTCATAGGTCGTCGGCAGGTAGCAGCCGAGGAAGCGCTTCGTGTGCACCACGGGACTTGCCGCTCGCAGCTCGTCCCAGATCGGGAACGGATCCTCCGTCCATTGCGGATCGGTGTGGTCGAAATCATGGACCCAGTCGGTGACGGGCGGATGGGCGGCGGGCTGATCGACGTCGGACATGGCAGGGAATCCCTTGGCTCGTGTTCGCTGAAAGCACGCGGGGCGGCCGCGGCCGCGTTATTCCTCGATCACATCGATTGCGATTTCCGGACAGTTGGATTTCGCAAGCCAGGCCTTGTCCTCGAGCCCCGGCGGGACGGTGCCGTCGCCGGCTTCGTGCGCGTTGCCGTATTCGTCGAGCTCGAAAAGCTCCGGCGCGAGCGCTTTGCAGCGGGCGTGGCCCTGGCATTTGTCGGGATCGACGCGAACCTTCAGTCGCTCTGCCATTTTCAGCTTCCTTGGTCGTGTGCGCGAGGGCCCGAAGGCGTCGCGTTTCCTCATCCCGGTTTTATTTAAGTTATATGTTATTACATTCGCGGCGGGCTTCCCCTGTCAAGCGCAAACTTATAGGCTTCGCCCCGAGATGCGTTCACGACCAGCCCGCAAGCCCGAGAAGACCTACCACCATGGCGATCTCCGCGATGCGTTGATCGAGGCTGCGCTGCACGAGGCGGAGCGGGGCGGTGCCGAGGCGATCAGTATCAAGGCGCTTGCCAAGAAGCTCGGCGTCTCGCAGCCGGCGCCATACCGGCATTTTGCCGACCGCGAGGCGCTGCTCGCGGCCGTCACCGCGGAAGCATTCCGGCAGCTCTCGGCGCTGTTGCGCGAAGCGATGGCAAAGCCGTCGCAGCAATCGAAGCTCTCGCGGCTCGCACAGGCGACGCTCGATTTCGGTCTGCGCCGGAATGGCATCTACCGCTTGATGTTCGCCTCGCGCACGGTGTCCTGCGCGGCCAAGGGCAGCGAGCTGCACGCAGCGACGCGGGAGACCTTTGCGCTCGTTATCGAAGCTCTGGAAGCGCCCGCCGTGGGCTATTTGCGCGAGCGGCAGGCGCTCAAGATCTGGGCGGCGCTGCACGGGGTGGTGATGCTGGCGGAGCAGGGCATGTTCACCGGCGAGGCGGCACACGCCACGCGCGAGGAGCTGGTCGAGGATTTTGTCAACGAGACCAAGGCTGCGCTTGCGGTTGCGATCAAGGATGCGCGGCGTCGGACCAGGGCCGGCGCTTAGGCCTTCGCCTTCAGCAGTCTCATCAGCTTCTCGACCGCGCTGTCCGGCGTGGTCACGACGGGGCGGCCGGTGGCCTCCGCAACCAGCGGCGCGGCCGCGGCGATGCTGAATTGCGCCAGCGCGATGACGTCGCAATCGCGCAAGCTCCGCGAGGCGTCCGCGATCAGCCGGTCATGCGTGGCGCGGTCGCCGCGGTCGAGCGCGGCCAGCGCGCCCTCGGCAAGCTTCGGCACGACCTCGACGGACGCGGGAAATTCGGGCGGCATCGATACCAGCGTCGGCGGAAAGGTCGAGAGCAGGCCGATGCGCTGGCCCATGGTCACCGCCCTCTCGATCATGGCCTCGTTCGGCCTCAGCACTGGCATCGGCGCATGCGCGCGCGCGACGGCCTCGATGCAGGGACCGAAGGCGGAGCAGGTGAACAGGATGCCGTCCGCTCCCGTCGCCGCTGCGTAGTCGCCGAGCGCCAGGAACCGCTCGGTCATGGCATCAGTGAGCGTGCCGTCGCGTGCCAGGTCTGCAGACAGGCTGTCGTCGAGCAGATTCATCACCCGCGCCTCGGGCCACGCCTGCGCAAATGCCGCCTCGATCGGGGCGATGGAATGCTTGAGGGCGTGGATGAGGGCGATGCGAGCGGGCGTCGTCATTGAAAGTGACTACCTGGTAGGTCTCGTGCCCCGGACGCAGCGCAATGCGCAGTATTGCGCTGCAGAGCCGGGGCCCATTGTGGCTACTGAATCCCGGCTCTGCGCAGCAGCGTTGCACGCTGCAGCGCGTCCGGGACACAGGGCACCTTTACTTGAACGGAATGGCGTACATCAAGCCGCCCTTGCTCCAGAGGCCGTTGAGGCCGCGATCGAGCTTGAGCGGACTCGCCTTGCCGACATTGCGCTCGAAAATCTCGCCGTAATTGCCGCCGGCCTTGATCGCCATGACCAGCCATTTGTTGTCGAGCCCGAGCCGCGAGCCGAGATCGCCCGAAGCGCCCAGCAGCCGCTGGATCGCAGGCGTCTGCGACTTCGTCATCTCATCGACATTGGCTTGCGTGACGCCGAGCTCCTCGGCTTCGATCAGGCCGTAATGCAGCCAGGTGATGATGTCGCTCCAGACCTCGTCGCCGTTGCGGGTGAAGGGGCCGAGCGGCTCCTTGCTGATGGTCTGCGGCAGCACGATATAGTCGGCCGCATTCGGCGCCGCGGTGGTCACCGCGCCGGCGAGGGCGGACGCGTCCTGGGTCATCGCATCGCAGCGGCCGCCGAAGAAGGTCTGGTACATGGTGTCGATGCGGTCGAACACCAGCGGCTTCCAGTCGATGCCGTTGGCGCGGCCGTAGTCGCCGAGGGTGACCTCATGCGTGGTGCCCTGCGCGACGCAGACGGTGGCACCTTTGAGGTCCTTCAGCTCCTTCACGCCGAGGTCCTTCTTCACGACAAAACCCTGGCCGTCGTAGAAGTTGATCGGGCCCTGCCGCAGGCCCAGCGTCACGCCGCGCAAATAGGTCTGCGTCGAGTTGCGGTAGAGCACGTCGATCTCGCCCGATTGCAGGGCGGTGAAGCGGTTCTGTGCCGTCAGCGAGACGTAGCGTACCTTGGTGGGGTCGCCGAGCACGCCGGCCGCGAGCGCGCGGCAATAATCGACGTCGAGACCTTTGTAATTGCCCTGCGAGTCCGGCGCCGAGAAGCCGGCAAAACCGGCACTGACGCCGCACACCAGCGTGCCGCGGCTCTTCACCGTATCGAGCGTCGCGGCCGACGCGATCACCGTCGATGCGGCGAGCAGGCCCGCTGAGATAACCACTTTCCTCATACTACTCTCCCCTCAGTGCTTGACACTACGCAACACGTTGTCGACGGCCGTACCGAGTTTGTCGACGATCAGGTCGATTTCGTCCGCCGAGGCGATATAGGGCGGTGCCAGCAGCACGTGGTCGCCGCGCACGCCGTCGACGGTGCCGCCGCCGGGATAGCAGCCGAGCCCGCCGGCAAAGGCCTCCGCCTTGATCTTCTGGTGCAGCTTGAGCGCCGGATCGAACGAGGCGTGGCTAGCGCGATCGGCGACGAGCTCGATCGCCCAGAACAGGCCGCGGCCCCTGATGTCGCCGACATGGCGGTGATTGCCGAAACGCTCCGTCAGGCGCTGCTCGAGCTGCTTGCCGCGCTCCTTCACGCGGTCGAGCAGGCGGTCATCGCGGATCACATCCTGCACCGCGAGCGCGGCGGCGCAGGCGAGGGGATGTGCCAGATAAGTGTGGCCGTGCTGGAATGCGCCCGAACCCGAACGGATGGTGTCGATGATCTTGCCGCTTGCAAGCATCGCACCAATCGGCTGATAGCCGCCGCCGAGCCCCTTTGCGATTGCCTGGATGTCAGGGGCGACACCTTCCTGCTCCCAGGCATGCATCGTGCCGGTGCGGCCCATGCCACACATGACCTCGTCGAGAATGAGCAGCGCACCGTGCCGGTCGCAGATCTCGCGCATCGCCTTGAAGTAACCGTCCGGTGCCGTCACCGCGCCGGCGGTGGCGCCGACGACGGGCTCGGCGAGGAAGGCCGCGACGGTGTCGGGGCCGAGCCGTTGGAACTCGGCGTCGAGCTCGGCGGCGAGGCGCGCGACGAACTGCGCATCCGACTCGCCCTCGCGCTTCTCGTGATAGGCGAATGCCGGCGTGACGTGGCTGAAAGCGGTCGACAGCAGCGGCGCATAGGGCGCGCGACGCCAGGCATTGCCGCCGGCGGCGAGCGCGCCGAGCGTGTTGCCGTGATAGCTCTGCCGCCGCGCGATGAAATGCTGCCGCTGCGGCTCGCCGCGCTCGATGAAATATTGCCGCGCCAGCTTGATGCTGGCTTCGATCGCCTCCGATCCGCCGCTGACGAAATAGGCGTAGGCGAGACCGCCGGGCTCATTCCCGACCAGCCGCTCGGC from Bradyrhizobium sp. CB1015 harbors:
- a CDS encoding TetR/AcrR family transcriptional regulator encodes the protein MRSRPARKPEKTYHHGDLRDALIEAALHEAERGGAEAISIKALAKKLGVSQPAPYRHFADREALLAAVTAEAFRQLSALLREAMAKPSQQSKLSRLAQATLDFGLRRNGIYRLMFASRTVSCAAKGSELHAATRETFALVIEALEAPAVGYLRERQALKIWAALHGVVMLAEQGMFTGEAAHATREELVEDFVNETKAALAVAIKDARRRTRAGA
- a CDS encoding aspartate/glutamate racemase family protein; translated protein: MTTPARIALIHALKHSIAPIEAAFAQAWPEARVMNLLDDSLSADLARDGTLTDAMTERFLALGDYAAATGADGILFTCSAFGPCIEAVARAHAPMPVLRPNEAMIERAVTMGQRIGLLSTFPPTLVSMPPEFPASVEVVPKLAEGALAALDRGDRATHDRLIADASRSLRDCDVIALAQFSIAAAAPLVAEATGRPVVTTPDSAVEKLMRLLKAKA
- a CDS encoding aspartate aminotransferase family protein, translated to MSTRTSRVLHRSLRETPLKAIGGEGVYLFGEDGRRIIDASGGAAVSCLGHQHPRVIAAMTKQTSTLAYAHTAFFSSEPAEALAERLVGNEPGGLAYAYFVSGGSEAIEASIKLARQYFIERGEPQRQHFIARRQSYHGNTLGALAAGGNAWRRAPYAPLLSTAFSHVTPAFAYHEKREGESDAQFVARLAAELDAEFQRLGPDTVAAFLAEPVVGATAGAVTAPDGYFKAMREICDRHGALLILDEVMCGMGRTGTMHAWEQEGVAPDIQAIAKGLGGGYQPIGAMLASGKIIDTIRSGSGAFQHGHTYLAHPLACAAALAVQDVIRDDRLLDRVKERGKQLEQRLTERFGNHRHVGDIRGRGLFWAIELVADRASHASFDPALKLHQKIKAEAFAGGLGCYPGGGTVDGVRGDHVLLAPPYIASADEIDLIVDKLGTAVDNVLRSVKH
- a CDS encoding ferredoxin, whose product is MAERLKVRVDPDKCQGHARCKALAPELFELDEYGNAHEAGDGTVPPGLEDKAWLAKSNCPEIAIDVIEE
- a CDS encoding cytochrome P450, which encodes MSDVDQPAAHPPVTDWVHDFDHTDPQWTEDPFPIWDELRAASPVVHTKRFLGCYLPTTYEAVREIANDTEHFSSRRIIVRDVRPEITSRNAAPPITSDPPEHKPAKQLLLPPFTPDAMKKLEPRVRAICNELIDDFIAERRVDAAARYTKHIPVRAIAHMLGIPESDSDLFIDWIHMILELGIRDESKLLQAVQEMTAYFGGHIEARKNKPTDDLISYLMNARDKNGNPLEDSHVMGSLRLLLIAGIDTTWSAIGSSLWHLAKTPADRERLIAEPGLIPTAVEELLRAYSPVTMAREVVKETTVSGCPVKPGNMVLLSFPAANRDPKMFPDADKVVIDRRENRHAAFGLGIHRCVGSNLARMEMQVALEEWLKRIPDFRLDPAGTVTWSQGTVRGPRQLPFLLGKAM
- a CDS encoding amino acid ABC transporter substrate-binding protein; this encodes MRKVVISAGLLAASTVIASAATLDTVKSRGTLVCGVSAGFAGFSAPDSQGNYKGLDVDYCRALAAGVLGDPTKVRYVSLTAQNRFTALQSGEIDVLYRNSTQTYLRGVTLGLRQGPINFYDGQGFVVKKDLGVKELKDLKGATVCVAQGTTHEVTLGDYGRANGIDWKPLVFDRIDTMYQTFFGGRCDAMTQDASALAGAVTTAAPNAADYIVLPQTISKEPLGPFTRNGDEVWSDIITWLHYGLIEAEELGVTQANVDEMTKSQTPAIQRLLGASGDLGSRLGLDNKWLVMAIKAGGNYGEIFERNVGKASPLKLDRGLNGLWSKGGLMYAIPFK